In Rutidosis leptorrhynchoides isolate AG116_Rl617_1_P2 chromosome 2, CSIRO_AGI_Rlap_v1, whole genome shotgun sequence, one genomic interval encodes:
- the LOC139893471 gene encoding uncharacterized protein, with amino-acid sequence MGKSIPSSAARLQEFTRLVTSNRIQQQSTRGPKPVSNKTRVVPPPEPAKPKGIRIVQSEKQQQKLKIMEDSSSINRRIPLSEVVVECSKRWFQETLKEAKAGDIGMQVLVGQMYFSGYGVVKDAQKGQAWISRASRSRSSVWKVGDKHPGYNASDSDSDEVKTEEKQS; translated from the exons ATGGGTAAATCGATTCCGTCATCTGCAGCAAGGCTTCAAGAATTTACCAGACTTGTAACATCCAATAGAATCCAACAACAATCAACACGAGGTCCTAAACCCGTTTCCAACAAGACCCGGGTTGTACCTCCACCCGAACCTGCTAAACCGAAAGGAATCCGGATTGTTCAATCGGAAAAACAACAACAGAAATTGAAAATTATGGAAGACAGTTCATCGATTAACCGTCGGATTCCATTATCGGAGGTGGTGGTAGAATGCTCGAAACGGTGGTTTCAAGAAACCCTAAAGGAGGCTAAAGCTGGTGACATTGGTATGCAAGTGTTGGTGGGTCAGATGTATTTCAGTGGTTATGGTGTTGTTAAAGATGCACAGAAG GGACAAGCTTGGATTAGCAGGGCTTCGAGGAGTCGAAGCTCCGTGTGGAAAGTTGGTGATAAACATCCAG GTTACAATGCTAGTGACTCAGATTCAGATGAAGTGAAGACTGAAGAAAAACAAAGCTAA